The sequence tcaaatgGAATATTGTGAGAATAGAACTTTGTATGATTTAATTCATAGTGAGAATCTAAGTAAACAAAGGGATGAGTATTGGAGACTATTTCGTCAAATTTTAGAAGCCTTAAGTTACATACATTCTCAAGGTATCATTCATAGAGATTTAAAACcaatgaatattttcattgatCAATCAAGGAACATCAAAATTGGTGATTTTGGTTTGGCAAAAAATGTTCATAAATCGCTTGATATTTCAAGATTAGATACACAGTCATTAGCTGGCAGTACAGATAATTTAACGTCCGCAATTGGCACTGCTTTATATGTTGCGATTGAAGTATTAGTCGGTAAGGGTAGTTATAATCAGAAAATTGATATGTACTCATTAggaattatattttttgagaTGGTTTATCCATTCAGTACTGGTATGGAAAGAGTGCTGATACTGAAAGACTTAAGAAAATCCTCGATAACTTTTCCAAAAAGTTTTGATGGGTCTAAAATGGGGacagaaaagaaaattattagattaCTATTAGATCATGATCCAACTAAAAGACCTGATGCTGAAAAGCTATTAAATAGTGGGTGGCTCCCTGTCAAGCATCAGGATATAATGATGAAAGATgctttgaaaaatttggCTGATCCGTCATCACCTTGGCAGCAAAAGGTCAGAGAAACATTATTTACACAACCTTATAGTTTGAcaaatgatattttgtttGACAACTCTCAGTCTACAGGAACATCTTTCACCCAAATATTAAGATCTAAAATGATGGAAGAAGTTGTGACTATATTTAGAAAACATGGTggtattgaaaataatgaaccCCCACGCATCTTTCCTAAAGCACCAATGTATAGTAATCAGAACGTTTATGAAATTTTGGATAAAAACGGGACAGTTTTACAACTACAATATGATTTAACTTATCCAATGGCAAGgtatttatcaaaatctCCGAATTGTTCGACAAAACATTATCGCTTTCAACATGTTTATAGGCCTCCCCCAACATCAAGTTCAACTATGGAACCAAGAAAATTTGGAGAGATAgattttgatataatttCGTATTCTTCAATAGATTCTGCATTCCATGATGCTGAgacaattaaaattattgatgaaattcTAACAGTACTACCAGTATTTGAGAAAACCAATACCCTGTTTATCATGAGCCATGCCGATATATTAGACAGTATCTTTAACTACtgtaatattgataaagCACAAAGGCCTTTAATTTCTCGTATGTTATCACAGATTGGTTTTGCAAAGACATTCCGTGATGtcaaaaatgatttaagaTCTCagttaaatatttcttcgacttctttaaatgatttagaGTTCTTCGACTTTAAATTGGATTTTGACTCAGCAAGAAAGAGGTTACATAAGATTATGGTTGATAGCTCtcatttgaagaaaattgatgaatctTTACTTTATATTTCCAAAGTAATAAATTTCTTGAAACCCTTTGAAGTAACAAGGAATATTGTGATTTCTCCGTTTGCAAATTTTAATAGTGCATTCTACAAAGGAGGGATCATGTATCAAGCTGTTTATGACGATGGATCTGCTAGAAGTTTGGTGGCAGCTGGTGGTAGGTATGACAACTTAATTACTTATTTCTCTAGACCATCAGatgaaaaaacaaatactTCTAGAAGAGCTGTAGGTTTTAACTTGGCATGGGAAACTATATTCACAGTGGCCCAAAACTTTTTTAAACTAGCTCACAGTCGCAAAGTAAAgaatagaaataaatttttaaaggaAACTACAATAGATTGGAAACCAAGTAGAGTCGATATTTTGATATCTAGTTTTTCTAATTCGTTATTGAATACAGTAGGTGTCGAAATCCTAACGAGGTTATGGaagaataatatcaaaGCTGATTTACTACGTAATTGTAATTCAGTTGAAGATGTGGTGTCAGGGGCACAAAAAGATGGTGTCGATTGGATTGTATTGATTAAGCAACAAAATTATTCTGGAGGTTCAACTAATAAGAAATATAAGCCTCtaaaaattaaaaggtTATCGACAAGTACAGATATCGATTTGAATCTAGATGAATTTTTACAACTTTATCAACAGGATATGAAAGGCAGCTCTTACTTTCAAAATGATCGCACACCAATAGGGGATGTGaattttgaagaacaaaataattGGGATGAAATAAGCAGTGCTAGCAGTAGCCAGGGTGGATTAGATGCAAAGGACGATAGAAGAAGTAACCAAAAAGTTATATATGTTCCAAACTTAGCTGCAAAATCTAGAAAATATAGTAAGAGAGAGAAATGGGTATATGAAGATTCAGCAAGAGATGCGTCACAGTCTATAATTCACAGTTTATCTAATGCACCAGTGATTACAGTGGATTCTATTCGTGAAGAGACAATGGAAATGATTACCATAACCTCCTTAGCTCAGAAAGATGAATGGCTGAGAAAAGTATTTGGTTCTTCCAATAATGCAACTCCAAGAAGTTTTGCAACCAGCATTTACAGTGTTTTATCTAAGGAAGCTGCTAAAGGCCATAAATGGGCAATTCTATATAGTAACAGGGAAAACCAATCTTATGTAGTGGATTTACAAAGATAAGAATTTGCTAATAAGTAAATCAGTAGTAGAAAAGTATATCATTCATTATTCTAATTACATATCTAATATCTCTTTGCCTGTATATAATTCAGCATATGTTACTTAAGTAATTGACTCCAAGTGTTAGTTGCCACAGTGACTATGTCCTTCTTTACCCGGTATCTTTCTCTTTACAACCTTTAAATCTtcgaaatttcaaaatgtgATCTTATGgaatatatctatataaataaattatagAACCAGAATAGCAATATAATACATAGAGATTAAGGCTCAAGTTGTATATATGATGCTTTAAGccatttttttatatctcAAGTTGTGACAGTCCTATATTGATTTGAATTAGATTTACTCTGTTTCCTTAAAATTTGCAACAATAAGAAATTGAATCGACATCAATTGGTAAACCAAGGAAATAATGACCAGAACGGCGgtaatatttaatgaaaaagcTACTCCAGATGCTTTGGTTGAGTTTAAAGATGCTCTATCTAATACATTAACCTCGATCTTAGAGCCATGGTCTTTAGAATTCAAGACCTTTAGAAAAACTACCAAAAATGAGAGATCATCGAACTCATCGAATATTATGTATTCTGTTTCATTTGCTCATCATGACAAAGGTACTGTACTTATTCATGATAAATATGCTATCATAACTACAAATAACAGCAATGACATACCGAAAGATCTAATATTGAATACATGTAGTACTGGGACAACAGAACCTATTGATAATCTGCTTGCTCTTAGACtatcaaatatttggtCTCAAAGACAAGGTATTAGAGGCGATGCAGGTGAAACTTTACAGACTACAAATCTTATAGTTCGAGTtgtcaatttattttcctCGACAGGCTTCAAGGGTTTACTGattgaattgaattcaTTAGATGATGATGTCTCTGAAGAGGAGTTTAAAATTAGCGTTGATCATGTACAAACTGTTTTAAAGGATATTAACTGTAAAGATTTTAAACTTTCCACAGATagattaaattttaatgagaACAATGGAAACAGaaagttaaatatattaagtGATTTGGCATATCAGTACATACAGGTACTTGAATATTAGAGTATTTATGtaacacatatatatgtatgtttatattttttgaattgatatatatCATACGTATGCATTAAGCAGCATTGCAAAATCTCCTATGCTTGTGATCTAAATTTTGTTTACTTAGTTTGCTAGTTTGCTTAGTAAATCTTGAATACTCGACGTGACAGTATCTTGATTGTCGTTTGATGTATCAGCATTATCATTACCCTCGAAACTACCACTGTTATCCGGTCCATTTCCCGTAATATGCTCAGTAGATTCATTTGAGCTTTTTGGTTTTTTCTTTGTGTATCTATTTCTGAATCATCCGTTGCAGATAACTCACTTGTTCTCTTTTGCATAGTAGATTCGTTGGACGTAATCTTGTCTCCACCATTGCCTTTCCCATCGGTGCTGATGTCGCTATCACTGTCACtttcatctttattatcttcataGGTTGGTAATACGTCATCGTTGTCATTGTTATAATTTTGATCGTTAGAAATTGTGTTAGAGTGCAAAATCATATCAATTTCACccaataaattttgttCATCCTCGATTAATTTATCGTTTTCCTCCAACaacttatttaaaatatctcTTTTCAGCGTTCTAATAGTTATGTTGCTCTCGATTAAAAGTTTAGTGGAGTCACCTATAGCATTTAAGTTATCACGGGAATTCGTCTTCATAATATCTTTGAATCTCAAATATGATGCATTAACACTTTGAGTAGTTTTCACTAATTCTGTTTCCTTAGATGCCAATTCTCTTAAATTTGCAGAGAGAGTCTGCTCAAACTTGTTCTTAGACGATTCACTTGTACTGTCAATGGAGGAAGTTTGTTTCCCAGTTTTATTTGGGACCTCTTCAGACTCTTGgaaaattgaagaatcaATATCTTGAAGAACCACATTGCtaaaaatttttctatCTTTCCAAATTGTTAAGACTCTCTTgacttttttctttaaatcgCTTGGTAATGTAAAATATATCTTGTTAATGACATTTATAACAGAACTACCAAATTTGTCATTACCataaaaattaacaattttCTTACGTTTTGATTCTTGAACCAcatgatttattaaataaacacTCATCAACTTTCTtcttgtattattatttttatttaacatATAATCTTGCCAAACTGTCATAATATCATCTGtgtatttatattgtgATAGTAACCATTTCGAACCATTTGCAATTGACTCTTGAGAATCTTCCAGCGTATTCAATCTATTGACAAACTGTTCTGATGAGAATTGCATccttttttcaataacttATTAGAACTTTAACAAATGGaaaaaaagtgaaaaatttgtttCAATCAAACCTCTATTAAGATTGCTTCCTAATTGTCTATTAGAAGAAGTGACTAACGTATATTACCTTGTGTATTTAAACATCGAATTATCTTATTATAAAACTATACATTCTTATATATTCTATGGTTGTCTATTGTGAAACTTCTTTGTAAATGTCAGGCTTTGTCAAAAAGTAAAAACGATGTACAGGGTAAGCTGGTCCAGGACGGTACCATCAAACAGCGTCAAGCAAGAACATAATAAGATATAAGATAGAATCCTTTTAAGCTATGACACAGATAGTTTGCCAACAGTTACATATATGCATGTATTGTGTTTGACGTTGTGGTCTTGACCGCTTTCCTTCTATCCAAGACGGATATTCTTACTGTCCAACgattcttatatatatctgcGTATCGGTATCCAATCGAAGAGTGTATATATTGTACCTCATGTTAATGGGGTACCCCACTTAAACTTTGGATGTAGTTATAGCAGACATCAACATGGCTCTTGTATTCCCAATGTGTCTGACCTTTAATATTGTTTGCAGACTCCTTTTATTGAAGTTTAAAACCGTATGCCATGTCTCTATTTCCTGTCGTTTAAgaatctttaatattttggaTTTTACAGTCAAACCTCCGTAGAGACCGTCCGACTTGAACCTTTAAatgttgaaaatttatCGCAAGTAACATTCTTAAACAATGATTAATCACTTCCAAGAGCCAAGAACTATTGcaactttatttatatatataagtgtGTCTGTCTGTGGATTTACTATTACTTTGAACTAtctatttaattaattggTCTTGACAactcaatatatttttcaattgagtTCTCCAACTTTCAATTTGAGAAGTTGACAATAccttaaaatattcatcaaaattattgaataattttgttcTATTTGAAACAATGAGTTGCTTAGAGTATTTGACTTTAAACAATGCAGTTACTGTTGTAATCGGTTATGTTGTATTTGTGTATGTTTATGATGCCATTTTCAATGACATCAGACCAATTGATGCCAATATCGTGAAGGATAAGTTGGAAGTTCCATACGATATTATTAAGAAAAGTTGGAAATCTGAAAAGACTGAACCTCCTGAAAAACCTGGTCAACGTTTGATTCACAGTTACTGTCCTGCAACTGGTCAATATATTGATTCCTTTGAATCTAAGACTGCTGCTGATATTGATTCTATGATTAAAAATGCTGAAACTGCtcaacaaaaatttaagaAAACAAGCTTTGCTAAAAGAAAGCTGGTATTAAAAACCTTAGaatcttttattttgaacaaTCAAGACTTACTTGCTAAGGTTGCTTGTAGAGATTCTGGTAAGACTATGTTAGATGCTTCAATGGGTGAGATTTTGGTTACTTTGGAAAAACTCAAATGGATTTTAAAACATGGTgaaaaaactttaaaacCATCTAAACGTTCTGGTCCAACCAACTTCTTTATGAAGTTTTACAAAGGTGCTGAAATCAGATATGAACCTTTAGGTGTCATCTCCTCCATAGTTTCCTGGAATTATCCTTTCCATAACTTAATGGGTCCTTTGATTGCTGCCATCTTCACTGGTAATGCTATTGTTGTTAAATGTTCTGAACAAGTTGTTTGGTCTTCCgaatttttcatcaaattaGTTCgtgaaattttaattttatgtGATGAAGATCCAAATCTTGTTCAATTATGTTACTGTTTACCACCAAATGCTGAAGATGATGCTGCTAATTACTTTACTTCTAACTCTGGTTTCAAGCACATTACATTTATTGGTTCTCAACCTGTTTCTCaccatattttaaaatgtGCTGCTGATTCTTTAACCCCAGTTGTTGTTGAATTAGGTGGTAAAGATGCCTTCATTGTTTTAGACTCCGTAAAAAACTTAGATGCTTTATCTTCCATTATTATGAGAGGTACTTTCCAATCATCAGGTCAAAATTGTATCGGTATTGAAAGAGTTATTGTATCTGAAAAGAATTATGATTCATTGGTTAAGATCTTAGATAAGAGAATGAATGAAAATCCATTACGTCAAGGTTCTGATATTGATAAGATTTCTACTGTTGATGTAGGTGCTATGATTTCTGATAACAGATTTGGACAGTTAGAAAAAATGGTTGAAGATGCTGTTTCAAAGGGTGCTAGATTATTGAAAGGTGGTAAGCGTTTTAACCATCCTCAATTTCCTAATGGTAACTTTTTTGAACCAACTTTGTTAGTTGACGTCACTCCAGATATGGATGTTGCTCAAAACGAAGTATTTGGTCCAATCTTAGTAATGATGAAAGCTAAAAACACCGATGATTGTATTGACTTAGCTAACTCAGCTCCTTTCGGTTTGGGTGGTTCTGTTTTTGGTGCCGATTACACTGAATGTAACTATGTTTgtgataatttaaagaCTGGTAACGTTGctattaatgattttgCTACCTTCTATGTTTGTCAATTACCTTTCGGTGGTATTAACGGTTCTGGTTATGGTAAATTTGGTGGTGAAGAAGGTTTATTAGGTTTATGCAACGCCAAGAGTGTTTGTTACGATACTCTACCTTTTGTCTCTACTCAAATTCCTCCACCATTGGATTACCCAATTAAAAGTAACGAAACTTCATGGAATTTTGTTAAGAGTTTTATTACTGGTGCTTACACGGACTCGATCTGGCAACGTATCAAGTCATTAATCTCACTAGCCAAAAATTCTTAATCGAATGATTAATAATACATAGATAAatagattttatttttctttgatgatatttacagtatattgaatattataaaagaGTATAGAAATAAGTTTTATACCCAAAGCTATCTTATATTACAAGGATGTCATAAATAAAAGTCGACAACTAACTTAGGAGACTTTTTTCAGCCTGCTTCAATTGTTCTTGTAATTTAGTTGTAAATTCCTTGTGAGTTTTATCAAGATCTTGCAACACTTTTCTTACAGAATCATTCTTTTTATCAAATCCCTTCAATTGCTTCAACACTTCACCCCTAATAAAACCTAAGGATTGTTTAGATTGTGAATTCTTATAGTTTTCAAATACCTGTTTCATTTCTTTGCATAGTTGTAATCTTGATTCAGTTGTAGGTGGAGGTAATAGAACCTTTAACAATTGATCATTGTTAGCATCTTTTTCGGGATTCAGGTTTAAGCCAGCAGCCATTATCGTACTAATGACATTTTTAGTATTATTTGGGTCAAACACAGTAACTATTAATGAGTTTTTACCTTTCAAAGTTGTCGAAGCAACATCTAAAAATTTCGAACCATCTGCTAGAACCAAGTTGTTAAAGATACTAGGGTTGGCTTTACCTTGTTTCATTTCGTTTAGTTTTTTACCATGTGCTTCAACAGTTGCTTTAAAACGTTCATTTgcatcttttaaataaataaatggaTCAATGGTTCCTTCTGTATCTGTGTTATTGTTAGTTTTATCgttgtttttgttgtttgaattgcttttattattcaCTTTGGATTGCTTCTTCAAGACTAAACTTgaagagaaaaagaaacgatTGCTTCCAGACGTCAAATTCAGTAATCTTTTAGATAacattatttcaaattgatatatttgatatgaCTAGATAGAATGGCTTTTTGTGTAGTTTCATGTAtgcaataaaaaattaataatgttttaaatatatatttctcTTGTACTGTAAAagtatttgaaataatatttttacgttttttctttaagtAATCACTCTTAAACCATATATTTTGCAACAAAACTCAAAAAATGTAATGacaatttgataaatttattattttaaaatatcatccaatagtaattttaattaaacgattttttatattattttaaatattaataacttcattaaaatttacaTAATATATAGAAATACAGAAATATGGTAAAACATATATaactattttaaataattcgAAGAGAAAACTATTACTTATTTTCTCACAAATGGGTTTAATGCACGAACAGAGAGGCACGGTAAAGCCATACCGATCTCAGCTCTCAAAAGAACTGGAAGCTCTTGTAATTCTTTGATTTCCTGGATATTATTTCCTTCATCTTGTTTAATACAAGTTGTCTTTAAGAATGAATCCAATAAGTTCGTGTTTGAATAATCTTTTGgaaatttgatttttggTGCGGatagatttaatttttccaatttggTAGCCAAAGTTTCAGAAACTAAGGAAATATTTCCAGATATAGCCTCTGCCTCAGTTTCAGCAATTTCACTTGAGGTAGACTTAAACTTGTTTCTAATAGAATTTCTATAAGAGTTCTGAGATTTTTCATCATTGGGAACAAATGTAGCACTGTCAACGCCTTTTTCCCAAAATAGTTCTAAGATTCTATTCATTGAATCAAATTCAGCTTTCATCAATGGTAATTGATCACCATGAACTCTCTTTTCAATACCAAATTCCGGAATTAAGACATCAAATGAGGATTCATAAACTTGTGTGACCCTAGCCATGGTCAATATTTGACTATTTATACTGCTCATATCATTTATTGTTTGGGATAAAAATAAGTGTAGACCTTGTTGTTGAGCATGGAAAGCACAATCTTTCTTAAAGTTACAATAGTCTGCTGTAATCTTTAATGAGTCAATATCTTCAGAGTAGGGTACATTCTTAATAACTGATCGTAGTTGTCTATGAACTACATGATCAGCATATCTTTTCATAGGAGATGTGAAATGTGTATACAAAGGAAGATTGCTGACAAAATGTCCGAATTGATCTGGTTCAACTTTACCAGCAACGAAGTACTTAGCTcttgaattaattttatataatagCAATTCCACTATTCTTCTCTCTTCAAGGTTTTCGATACTTAATATCGATTTCAAAATGCTGTCTGAAGAGCTTATATCAATATCGTGACCTAATCTTTCAgcttttaatttaaatgattctaatttattagaaacAGGCTGTAATTGTCTTCTTAATAATGCGGAAGATCCTAATTTAGTGTACAATGTCTCAGCTACTTTAGCATTAGTTTGGATTTGAagttcatttaaaatttggaaCCCAATagttttttcaaaaatattcaaatcgATTTTAACCATCTCATCATCtaaagattttaataatgaaaagcTTGGTAATAAAGAACTGTTTGGATAACCTGTTCTCTTTGAATAGAATGAAGTTGcaatatctttaatttttgataaataagATGGCTTATTAACATCTTCTATTTTAAGTTCATTATTGATGTCCTCAATAGTCATCAATAAATCTGGTTTTATTGACGATTCTCCGACCCATGTTGATTCAATGGCATATGTTTTTGGATCTAAGGTAAATAAAACAGACAGTGTAGCtgattttttatctttttcaaaagaccacaattttgttaattgtTCAGGTAGTAAGTTGACGTATTTTTGAGGCAAAAATACACCTGTTGATCTTTTTCTAATCCTTCTATCTAATGAAGAACCATCTTCAATATGAGCTGTAATGTCGACAACATGACAACCTAATTCAATGGTGccatcatcattatttttaacatgTATAGCAAATTCAGAATACGTACCTGTTTCTGAAAATGCTAAAATATTACATTGATTATGATTTATAGTTTTAGCATCacttgaaaatgataatctTTCTTTGAAATCATCTTCAGTCAACGGGATTGTTTCAAAAGATGGTTTTTCCATGAGTTGATTTTTTGGATCCGCATATTCATTCACTGAGAAATTGTTATCTCTTAAAATAGAATTTATCTCAATATCTGGATCATTTATATCTCCTAATTCAGATATCAAAATACCGAAAGGATGTAAAGAAGTGATTGGCCAACGTTTAATTGATGctacaaataatttatcagcATATTTATCAGAATTGTCAACAAAATCTTTTGGAGCAAATTCTGTTGGAATGGCTAGAAGTGGAACCTTTTTATCAGTTGGTTTGAACCAAACAATTCTTGGAGCATGTGATTGATTACGATCATTATgttgattttgtttttgattttggttTTGTTGAGAAGGTCTTAGTAAACCCAAAGTACCACTAAACAATTGTCCTGGAATACGGTCCAATACGGCAACTACGTGACCGGCATATAATGGTTTGAAATCGTcatttatttcttcttcttcactTAACAAGATTGATTGACCCTCAACTTCTACGTCAtcgtttttcttttgtgtTGGACGTTGCTTTAAAGAGCCCTTTCTCTTTACACTAGATGAGGAACCAGCAAGTTCTGATTCAACATTCTTATTTCCATCATATGAGAAAGAAGTCTTTATAGAAGAATTTCTTGATACACCTGAAACCATAGGAATTGCTGCAGAAGCATCATTGTGATAATCCTCATCTGCTGCGACTGCAGCAGTATTATTGTTTGCTGACATACCATTTTCTGTAATGTTATGATTTGCTAcatcttttcttcttttcttctcttccttttctttctttgcATCCCAAACTTCGTCAACGGCTAGTAACTCGACAGCAACCAAATCACCTTCTAAAGCTCTATTACGATCTTTTGAACCACAAATGTAAATATCAGCGTCTAGAACTCCGTCTGTTGAAACCCAAGCATCTgatctattttttttgttaacTCTCAGAATACCTGTAACCAGTCTACCTTCATTAATTAACTGTGGTATATTTGCATGAGGCAAATATGGTgcaaataatgattttcTTTGTTGTTGATTTTGGTTGTTAAAGATTTGAATGGAACCGTTTGattgtttttgtttatGACCCGGCTGAAATTGAGAGTTATAACCGTTGCTAGAGGAATAATCAAAAGAACCAAAATTACTAGAG comes from Tetrapisispora phaffii CBS 4417 chromosome 4, complete genome and encodes:
- the GCN2 gene encoding serine/threonine-protein kinase GCN2 (similar to Saccharomyces cerevisiae GCN2 (YDR283C); ancestral locus Anc_5.298), encoding MSSRLTLSEYYDIQKDEREALRSIYMDDFMDLTRQKSSWDKQPQIIFEISLRSVEKVPLESKITIHVAMTPMYPYTAAEVSFNNVENVMDSRLDLIKKKFKEIHKYAKGQEHIFEIASAVQEQLDDSQNIANPQSLEEERLQRIQEEKEQLEKEEKEKALEKERNRLNEQKRIDEIIQKELEKRQDTEDEALFNRDTSINLVPPSEWISSGEAIVFPKDIRAQLPNNSLYKFRAVVNPTPIKVPHDLMSFGTQYLVKPYVPPESPLADILMTSEVMQDFCYLLTEIELDNSYFNTSNGKKEIAHLEKELDSLIKVNHDNVYKLYSYTIERLGNNNSTFVWKIRLLTEYCVSFPLYDLLESVGFVNLATARIWMIRILEGLEALHKAGIYHKGISLRCIALVKDNDFGTTIPKLMHPSYGYTLMNMLNRYPNKSGIIEKPYIPWPAPELTNNKSSKPQRLTDIWELGVVFLQIINGIDTVLNFASPQEFLESTPLEQTLYDLLVKMLDNSPKSRFGALELLPMKFLRTNIDPNTTKNLAPMDGSLMNSENILSSVSALNGGSRTMSQSSNRRRSFNIGSRFYSVNPTVTSRYASDFEEIAILGQGAFGQVVKARNTLDSRYYAVKKIRHTEEKLSTILTEVMLLASLNHQYVVRYYAAWLEEDMVNESAIISEDEESSSSDEESSSSNEESSSSNDDSNIEFKNSSFDEDDIFNHSSIFESRTNLELNDGNWDFISNSGFPEIEFANSTNINEEGEESNSSDDEGDESSSSSDNISSASESGLKMTVSRTKPTNKKKSTLFIQMEYCENRTLYDLIHSENLSKQRDEYWRLFRQILEALSYIHSQGIIHRDLKPMNIFIDQSRNIKIGDFGLAKNVHKSLDISRLDTQSLAGSTDNLTSAIGTALYVAIEVLVGKGSYNQKIDMYSLGIIFFEMVYPFSTGMERVLILKDLRKSSITFPKSFDGSKMGTEKKIIRLLLDHDPTKRPDAEKLLNSGWLPVKHQDIMMKDALKNLADPSSPWQQKVRETLFTQPYSLTNDILFDNSQSTGTSFTQILRSKMMEEVVTIFRKHGGIENNEPPRIFPKAPMYSNQNVYEILDKNGTVLQLQYDLTYPMARYLSKSPNCSTKHYRFQHVYRPPPTSSSTMEPRKFGEIDFDIISYSSIDSAFHDAETIKIIDEILTVLPVFEKTNTLFIMSHADILDSIFNYCNIDKAQRPLISRMLSQIGFAKTFRDVKNDLRSQLNISSTSLNDLEFFDFKLDFDSARKRLHKIMVDSSHLKKIDESLLYISKVINFLKPFEVTRNIVISPFANFNSAFYKGGIMYQAVYDDGSARSLVAAGGRYDNLITYFSRPSDEKTNTSRRAVGFNLAWETIFTVAQNFFKLAHSRKVKNRNKFLKETTIDWKPSRVDILISSFSNSLLNTVGVEILTRLWKNNIKADLLRNCNSVEDVVSGAQKDGVDWIVLIKQQNYSGGSTNKKYKPLKIKRLSTSTDIDLNLDEFLQLYQQDMKGSSYFQNDRTPIGDVNFEEQNNWDEISSASSSQGGLDAKDDRRSNQKVIYVPNLAAKSRKYSKREKWVYEDSARDASQSIIHSLSNAPVITVDSIREETMEMITITSLAQKDEWLRKVFGSSNNATPRSFATSIYSVLSKEAAKGHKWAILYSNRENQSYVVDLQR
- the SRB2 gene encoding Srb2p (similar to Saccharomyces cerevisiae SRB2 (YHR041C); ancestral locus Anc_5.299) — encoded protein: MTRTAVIFNEKATPDALVEFKDALSNTLTSILEPWSLEFKTFRKTTKNERSSNSSNIMYSVSFAHHDKGTVLIHDKYAIITTNNSNDIPKDLILNTCSTGTTEPIDNLLALRLSNIWSQRQGIRGDAGETLQTTNLIVRVVNLFSSTGFKGLLIELNSLDDDVSEEEFKISVDHVQTVLKDINCKDFKLSTDRLNFNENNGNRKLNILSDLAYQYIQVLEY
- the RTT103 gene encoding Rtt103p (similar to Saccharomyces cerevisiae RTT103 (YDR289C); ancestral locus Anc_5.300) yields the protein MQFSSEQFVNRLNTLEDSQESIANGSKWLLSQYKYTDDIMTVWQDYMLNKNNNTRRKLMSVYLINHVVQESKRKKIVNFYGNDKFGSSVINVINKIYFTLPSDLKKKVKRVLTIWKDRKIFSNVVLQDIDSSIFQESEEVPNKTGKQTSSIDSTSESSKNKFEQTLSANLRELASKETELVKTTQSVNASYLRFKDIMKTNSRDNLNAIGDSTKLLIESNITIRTLKRDILNKLLEENDKLIEDEQNLLGEIDMILHSNTISNDQNYNNDNDDVLPTYEDNKDESDSDSDISTDGKGNGGDKITSNESTMQKRTSELSATDDSEIDTQRKNQKAQMNLLSILREMDRITVVVSRVMIMLIHQTTIKILSRRVFKIY
- the MSC7 gene encoding meiotic recombination directing protein (similar to Saccharomyces cerevisiae MSC7 (YHR039C); ancestral locus Anc_5.305), coding for MSCLEYLTLNNAVTVVIGYVVFVYVYDAIFNDIRPIDANIVKDKLEVPYDIIKKSWKSEKTEPPEKPGQRLIHSYCPATGQYIDSFESKTAADIDSMIKNAETAQQKFKKTSFAKRKLVLKTLESFILNNQDLLAKVACRDSGKTMLDASMGEILVTLEKLKWILKHGEKTLKPSKRSGPTNFFMKFYKGAEIRYEPLGVISSIVSWNYPFHNLMGPLIAAIFTGNAIVVKCSEQVVWSSEFFIKLVREILILCDEDPNLVQLCYCLPPNAEDDAANYFTSNSGFKHITFIGSQPVSHHILKCAADSLTPVVVELGGKDAFIVLDSVKNLDALSSIIMRGTFQSSGQNCIGIERVIVSEKNYDSLVKILDKRMNENPLRQGSDIDKISTVDVGAMISDNRFGQLEKMVEDAVSKGARLLKGGKRFNHPQFPNGNFFEPTLLVDVTPDMDVAQNEVFGPILVMMKAKNTDDCIDLANSAPFGLGGSVFGADYTECNYVCDNLKTGNVAINDFATFYVCQLPFGGINGSGYGKFGGEEGLLGLCNAKSVCYDTLPFVSTQIPPPLDYPIKSNETSWNFVKSFITGAYTDSIWQRIKSLISLAKNS
- the RRF1 gene encoding Rrf1p (similar to Saccharomyces cerevisiae RRF1 (YHR038W); ancestral locus Anc_5.306); its protein translation is MLSKRLLNLTSGSNRFFFSSSLVLKKQSKVNNKSNSNNKNNDKTNNNTDTEGTIDPFIYLKDANERFKATVEAHGKKLNEMKQGKANPSIFNNLVLADGSKFLDVASTTLKGKNSLIVTVFDPNNTKNVISTIMAAGLNLNPEKDANNDQLLKVLLPPPTTESRLQLCKEMKQVFENYKNSQSKQSLGFIRGEVLKQLKGFDKKNDSVRKVLQDLDKTHKEFTTKLQEQLKQAEKSLLS